The following proteins are co-located in the Primulina tabacum isolate GXHZ01 unplaced genomic scaffold, ASM2559414v2 Contig867, whole genome shotgun sequence genome:
- the LOC142535175 gene encoding uncharacterized protein LOC142535175 yields the protein MIQTINPYASARTAEIMSRYRPIAPKPEAPSNGSEQENSGMPQSIRKSAYLRDVWAHLQARPTRTRKRGRSAAFPPPPMKRSEECPDPGYWNEGKDRVCSKGIDLNMEADEGPKELDFMPQLKQPVKSNIITPQPVRPIGSIIFVKNIGDYTGLHAATVKLPEEVEKDIEGDAEPAIISDSNNRVRVTNAAYKEMVGQPECFWLDCVAACGGGCKRIGGEVLLQFCGDSEVKIMSMHGFTSQVEIVWEREGKKICMDGFCDVVKVGLRRKTAGFYGGSYK from the exons ATGATTCAAACGATTAAtccttatgcttctgcaagAACTGCTGAAATCATGTCTAGGTATAGGCCTATCGCTCCAAAGCCTGAAGCCCCTTCAA ACGGAAGTGAACAAGAGAATTCCGGCATGCCTCAGAGTATAAGAAAGTCTGCGTATTTGAGGGATGTGTGGGCTCATCTCCAAGCCCGGCCGACTCGGACGCGGAAGAGGGGCCGAAGTGCCGCCTTTCCGCCGCCACCTATGAAGAGATCGGAGGAGTG CCCAGATCCCGGTTACTGGAATGAGGGAAAAGATCGGGTTTGCAGCAAAGGAATAGATTTGAACATGGAAGCCGACGAAGGTCCTAAAGAATTAGATTTCATGCCACAACTAAAACAGCCTGTGAAGTCAAATATCATCACACCTCAGCCAGTTCGACCCATCGGCTCCATCATCTTCGTGAAGAACATCGGCGATTATACAGGGCTGCACGCCGCCACTGTAAAGCTACCGGAGGAGGTGGAGAAGGATATCGAGGGGGATGCAGAACCGGCCATTATATCTGATTCTAACAATAGAGTAAGAGTCACAAATGCTGCATACAAGGAGATGGTAGGCCAGCCCGAATGCTTCTGGCTGGACTGTGTGGCGGCGTGCGGCGGCGGGTGCAAAAGAATTGGTGGCGAGGTTTTGCTTCAATTTTGTGGGGATTCAGAGGTGAAGATTATGTCGATGCATGGGTTTACAAGCCAAGTTGAGATTGTGTGGGAGCGTGAAGGGAAGAAGATCTGTATGGATGGTTTTTGTGATGTAGTGAAAGTAGGGTTGAGGAGAAAAACTGCAGGTTTTTATGGAGGTTCATACAAGTGA